The stretch of DNA TGCGATGATTGTCTCAAGGATTGCCATCTATGGCTAACTTATGTCATTGATGTTTGAATACAATATCTATTATTCTCACCAATTCTAATCATATCAAGGAGGAACTTTTCACTTGGCAGAATAACTTGATATGTTTTATGCATGACGTTTTTGGTCTGTTGTCAATGAAAGCTATTAATACTTCTTATTCACATTGTATAAGTTGTTAGTAGTTttcaataatttctttgttgATAAACCCTCCCTAGTCCCCACATCCTACTCAGGAAGAGCATCTCGTATTGGGTTATGCTTTTTTCTAAATGAAAGTTGTTTTGTATCTATCTGCGTTTTCTGTGGTAATTCTCTTAGGGCTTGTCATCTATGGTTAACTTATGTCATTGAAATTGGAAACAATATCTATTACTATCAACAATTGCAATTATAATGAGATGGAACTTTTTACTTGAGAGAATAACCTGATAAGTGTTGTGCATGAAAGTTTAAAACacgtaaaatattattttaatccaTTCAGTTGTTTTGGATGTATTTCACTATATGGGCCTAGGCCTGTAATGTACAttctatatataatatgtttctTTGTTATGCTTTTAACTTAGAACGGTTCCATCATTGgctatctattatttatttctacatggtatctagagcctagttGAATCCTTATCTACTTGATGAACTTCCTGACCATTAATGTCATTATTTTTTCGAAAGTCATGTTTCTTTTTGGTTGTTTACATCCTCTCATCACCATGCCTCCTTATTCGGTTGTTTTACACCATTTTTGCCACTATTGTTGTTGTCAGCTTTCTCATTGGCAACCCCACCATTAGAGTTGTCTTGCTCATGTGAGCTCTGTGTTGATGGACTCAGCCATCTAAGCAGCCACACACCCTTATCTGTGCCTAGAAGCAGGTATGCTTCCCTCTCTGTCACTGGCAATGGCATGTGGTGACGTGTCCAGCCACTGTTTTGGTCGATCTCCTTTGATCTGATCCCAATTTGTTGTTCGGGCTTGTTTTACGTTCTCCTCTCCTTTGATTGTTACTAACAGAAATATTCATGATTTTGCTGAATTATCTGCCATGGTATCTACCTGCAGAAGAGGAGGCCATGGAAATAGAGGAGGACATAGGTTTCAAATGGCCTTGATACTCTTATTGTAATTGAAATGAGCCATAATCAAGAAAAGTACTTGTCTTTACATGACTCCCCCAACAAGATAGTCAACTTCTCCAAATCTAAGAAAGTAGTGTTGGATAATCTTTAATCTTGTtagataatctttaattttggaGTCATGTCAATTAGCTAAGTGATACTCTTAGATTATGGAATTGTTATTATTTAGCTAAGTGATaggttattttatatttggtgaattagatttaagttaattgttattttagtcAGTTGGAGTATCTAAGATTTAGTTTGTTAATATGGCATATTAGATTAGATTAGattaagatttagtttggtttgttaatatttgttttgtaaGTGGTTATATAATAGCTTATTCTTCATTAATGAAAAACACCACGATGAGTTAAGTTGTATATTCTTTTAGTGTACTAGTTTTTTCCATCCGGTAGCACCAAAGTTTTTTTGTGAAGAATATTAGGAATATTTGAGGTTTAAATCTAGTAGCCAAGCATTATCTTCCACTCAATCTAGTTTGTCAACAACTTGCTTTTCTCAAACCATGGAAAGTCAAACTCCAtgatgcttgattcagatgcttttaatcatatatttgataatatgaAGCTCGAGGACTGTACTATACCAAATTTTCTATCTCTTGTTTTGCATCCTCATCTTCAAAACTTTTACATGATCTCTCGGGTCATCTATGCTtatcaaaattgaagaaaatagttCCTCAACTTATAAAACTTCATGTCCTAGAGTTGGAGTCATGTCAATTATGGAAATATGTTATATCTTCCTTTCAAGAAAAACCTGAAACAAGATGTAACTTTTTTTTCGATAATGCATTCTGCATTTGGGGACTAAGCCGAGTCACCACTTTTGGGCTTgaatattttgtttcacataTCGATGAACGCTTTTGGTATATTTGGGTTTATTTAATGAAAGAACAATTTGAGTTATCGTTTAACTTTCTGTCTTTccttaatgaaataaaaaatcaagttGGCCAAGCTATAAAAATTATGAGGAGTGATAATGCCAAACAATGTTGCTCAAGCTTTTCTACTCTTGTTCACATGACACTTTAAATCAATCCACCTGTGCTAATGCATCTTTGGTCAATGgtataacaaaaagaaaacatagacACTTAGTTGGGACTTGTGCCTTATTTGCTGGTGCTAATGTGTTCATCACTGGGGAGATGCTTCTTACTGCTTGCTTAATAAATGGAATTGtgttatttgtaataaaaaggAAACTACAAAAGGAGGAAACCTCCAATTTCCCAAAGCCTAGCTCGCTCCTCTAACAGAAAATTAAATCATCACCCTCTTTCCCCTCTGCCACATGAgattaaataataagaatattctCCCAGGTCTAACCACCTCTCCACTACTTATGCCAGCTCCTTTTTGTAACAATCTCTCCACTTCCTCGTGCCACCTCTACCAGTGTCACTCCCTTCAACAACAGCCTTGTCTTCAAGACTAAAGGTTGGAAATTGACTTCTGGTCACAATTTCATCTTCCCATGTGAAATCTTTTTCAGACTTTCCATCCGAGTGTATTAACCATTTATCGACTCTCCTTTTTTCACGATGCTATTGGAACCTAGAACAGCAAGCTTCTCAATTCTACATCTACTAGCAATTTCTCCTGAGCCTTATAGTCTCCAATAGCCTTCATCGTACCCTACATTACTCccgttattttttaaaattctgtataatttacttttaacttgTAAAGACTTGTAACTTTTGGGGAGCGGTGGAACATTTGAAGTTGTGTCATAATTATTTACTCTCAAGAATCTATACTGGTGCAAAGGTCGTTAGTTGTCAGGTTTTTATCCTTTTTAccaaatgtgtttttctttgcAGAACTAAGCAGCAACCATGGATTCTTTTTCTCGTATTATTCTGGCACAGCAAACCAAAGACCCATCTGAGAAAATATCCATTCTTTATGAGGTACTTGATGATCCTTCTTCTGGCTGTTGGGCTTTGAGAGCGAAAGAGCAGGCCATCATACACCTCGCCGAGCAGTTCATGGAAGACAACTGGGCAGTGGATCTGTACAGCCTTCTTACTCATTTGAGGTCCTTCTTTTCGTTGATTCCAAAGGCACAAACGGCAAATGTTATGAGGAACATAATTGATTCTGTGGGTGCAATACCAGGGAGTTCTGATCTAGAAATTACTATCTGTAAAGAAATGGTGCAATGGACTCGTGCTGAAAGGCGTACCTTTCTGAGGCAGCGACTTGAGGCAAGACTTGCAGCACTACTCGTGGAATATGAGGAGTATTCGGAAGCTTTGACTCTCCTCAATGGCCTGGTCAAAGAGGTTATAAGACTAGATGACAAGCTTCTACTTATAGACGTACACTTGCTTGAAAGCAAGCTACACTTTTCCTTGAGAAACTTTCAAAAGGCAAAAGCCGCCCTAATAGCTGCAAGAACAGCTGCAAATGCTGTTTATGTTCCTCCAGTTGATCAATTTTCCATAGATTTTCAGGGTGGGATTCTTCATGCCGAGGACAAGGATTACAATACTGCATACAGATATTTCTTTGAAGCTTTTAAGTCTTTCAGCGCTCTTGACAAGAAAGACCCCAATGTGGTACTTAGCCTGAAATACATGCTGTTGTGTAAGATCATGGTCGGTCAAGCTCATCATGTGGCCGGAATTATATCACATGAAGCTGGCCCAAAATACGTTGGACCCGACTTGGCTGTCATGAAAATAGTAGCTGATGCTGTTTGCAGGCGATCTCTGAAATTGTTCAAAATCGTTTTGCGAAATTACAAGCCTCAGTTGGAGGAAGACCCAATTGTCCACAGGCACCTTTCATTCCTGCATGGTGATATCCTGGAACACAACCTATGCAGATTGATTGAACCTTTCTCAAGGGTAGAGATTGTACACGTTTCTGAACTAATTGGGCTTCCTGTTGATGATGTGGAGCGGAAGTTGTCGCAGATGATTTTGGACAAGAAGTTGGGTGGGACATTGGATCAATCTGGATGCCTTGTGATATTTGATGATCCCAAAACGGATGCCTTATACACTTCAACCTTCCAAACCATTTCTAATATTGGGAAAGTCGTGGACAGTCTTTATGCTAGGTCTGCCAAGATAATTGCATGACCTCTTCATCTCTCACTCCAGTTGGAATGCAATGATACTTTCCTTATCTTCTCTTTACAATTAGTACGatatcatttgttttttttcccGAATTTGTTGGAATGGAAACAGTTTTTGGCTGTTGAATCAATTCGTCTCCAAACTACTTGGGGAGCTTTTTACTATTGTAAtgtaataaatgattttagGAACATTTTGAAGGACCAAGCATAGTGTgcattaatgttttaattatattaatagttaGCTAAATAATGAAGCATAGCTACCATAATTTCATGTCACTTAAAAGTACTATGCACGTCTATAAACTGGCGAGAGGAGAAAGTTGGAAGGTTAGCAAATGAGAGATTACGGATATGATGTTGCCATCATTATTTGTAGCAAGACATGCTAGGAAACAGGAGTGGTCTCTATGTTGAATTTCATTGCACATTGAAGCCATCAAAGGGTCCTTCGTTATTACTTGTAGAATGGCCCTCACTATAACTTTGTAAGCAAAGCAAACAAACTAAGAATGGGAATTTCTCCTTTTGACAACTAAACCcctaaagtaaaaattaaaatataaggcAGATATTAGCTCACAACTAAGTACATTACAGTAATATGTGCAATACAATCCTACATATATGAGCGGAAGATGTATTCCAACACAGATCCAAGTAAGCGCATTAAACAAAACACCATTCGCTTCCCCTGTATCATTCACACTTTCTTCCAGCACGTTATCAAATTTCTCCATCACTCcatcatttcaaattttatttttcgaaatttACTAAATCAATTCCGAAAACCTTTTTCCGGAAGACACTCAGCCATACGCTCATCACTTCTATTTcagaaaaatgttttttgaaattgatttagtgcatttcgaaaaaaaaaaatccgcaATGATGTGTCCAGGAGAAATTTGATATGGTACAGGAAGAAACTGCCTAGATCATTTAGCTCCTTCTTctgtataataataaatttagcaTCAAAAAGCTAGTCTAATTTGTTTCCTCTTGCCTTCCTTATATACTTCTAAATTAGATGCAAGGATTGTAATGAATGAAGAGTCCTTCTTGCTCCCTATTTTgttaggtaaacttaaatgtgggtAGTTGGAAGTTGCTGTATTAATTGTCTAGGAGATTGCAAAAGGTTGAGAGTGAGTCTAGCTATGATTAAACATGCAATAGAGTTCATTAATTGTGAGTTAGGTAGTAGTTATAGTTAATGAATGTAGTTGAAGGGTCATGTCCAAAGACCTATAAAAGGACCATGTAGTGCTTCATTTCAATACAcaacaaatttgaatataaagaGTGTTTATCCAGAGAGACTTGTTTGTCAAcaaattggtatcagagcttaaGAGCCTGAGTGTTTGAGTGAGTTAGAGAGTTTGATAGAGATGGCCAGCTTAGCTAATAGCATGCCCCTGCCGAAGTTATCAAAAGGCGTTAGCTATGATAATTGGAGCCTACAGATGAAGGCGCTCCTTGGTTCCCAAGAAGTATGGGAGGTGGTCGAAAATGGGCACCAAGAACCAGAGGATATTGGAGAAATGACGATAGCCCAGATTGCTACGTTAAAAGCAACACGAGCAAAGGACAAAACGACTTTGTACGTGTTATATCGAGATGTTGATGAGTCCGGCTTTGAGAAGATAGCAAATGCTATTTCTTCAAAAGAAGCGTGGGATATTCTGGAGAAGGCATACAAAGGGGATAACCGTGTGAAGCAAGTTCGGCTTCAAACTCTTAGAGGCGAGCTTGAAAGGATGAGGATGAAGGAAGATGAAGGGGTTGCTGAGTATGTCTCCCGAGTTGAGACTGTAGCAAATCAGCTCGGTAGAAATAGAGAGACGTTGCCCGCTTGTCGAGTGGTGGAGAAAATCTTGAAGTCGTTAACCGACGACTTCGAGAATATAGTTTGCGCAATAGAGGAATCAAAGAACTTGACAACGCTCTCGGTGGAAGAGCCTGCTAGGTCGCTTGAAGCGCATGAGCAgcggagaaggaagaagaaggaggagtcCCTTGATCAAGCACTCCAAGCAAAGGCAACCATTAGGAAGAAGAAGGTTCCTTATACTCAAAACACTCGAGGCCGAGGTGGTAGAGGCAGAGAAGGATATGAAAGAGGTCAAGAAAAGGTCGGCCAACAAAATTGGCGTGGACGAGGACATGGTGGAGGTCGTGGTGGTAGAGGCCGAGGAGGTCATTCGAACACCTCAGGagttgagtgcttcaaatgtGGTAAGTACAGTCATTTTGCTAAAGACTGCTACTCAGGAGTCAAATGTTACAATTGTGGGAAGGTTGGACATTTCGCGAAGGACTGCCGATCTGAAAGCAAGAAGGAAACGAACTTCCTTTCTGAGGATGCTGAGGAAGAAGGAATATTGATGATGTCCAGGAGATCAAGTGCCGAGCTAAGTCCGAGCTGTTCTAACAACTCAGTTTGGTACCTTGATACAGGAGCAAGCAACCACATGTGTGGGGACGAGAATCTTTTTAAGGAGCTCACCAAAGTTGACGCTGGACACGTATCATTTAGAGATGCATCAAAGGTGGCAGTAAAAGGCCGGGGTACAATCTGGTACCTACAGAAGAACAACCGAGTTGGAGAAATCAGAGATGTGTACTATGTACCCGATCTGAAGAGCAACATATTGAGCATGGGCCAGCTGATGGAGAAAGGCTACTCGATTTTGAAGAAAGACCGAGTACTATACTTGAAAGACAAGTCAGATCGATTGATTGCCCGAGtagagatgaagaagaacagGATGTACAAGCTGGACTTGAAAATAGTCCAAGAGAT from Vigna unguiculata cultivar IT97K-499-35 chromosome 8, ASM411807v1, whole genome shotgun sequence encodes:
- the LOC114193895 gene encoding 26S proteasome non-ATPase regulatory subunit 11 homolog, whose translation is MDSFSRIILAQQTKDPSEKISILYEVLDDPSSGCWALRAKEQAIIHLAEQFMEDNWAVDLYSLLTHLRSFFSLIPKAQTANVMRNIIDSVGAIPGSSDLEITICKEMVQWTRAERRTFLRQRLEARLAALLVEYEEYSEALTLLNGLVKEVIRLDDKLLLIDVHLLESKLHFSLRNFQKAKAALIAARTAANAVYVPPVDQFSIDFQGGILHAEDKDYNTAYRYFFEAFKSFSALDKKDPNVVLSLKYMLLCKIMVGQAHHVAGIISHEAGPKYVGPDLAVMKIVADAVCRRSLKLFKIVLRNYKPQLEEDPIVHRHLSFLHGDILEHNLCRLIEPFSRVEIVHVSELIGLPVDDVERKLSQMILDKKLGGTLDQSGCLVIFDDPKTDALYTSTFQTISNIGKVVDSLYARSAKIIA